One region of Wyeomyia smithii strain HCP4-BCI-WySm-NY-G18 chromosome 3, ASM2978416v1, whole genome shotgun sequence genomic DNA includes:
- the LOC129728186 gene encoding uncharacterized protein LOC129728186, which produces MSNVTHAQKNDKQLSFDAWCTIRQLKARDVVYSRADKVNAVVIMDKQDYDARVLDMIAAGPYEEYKFKNGKPKNPLNTMTEEANTVRQKVARLMGEDKLERKFHVPNPKVASLYCLPKIHKSPLAMRPISSNICTPTEKMAAWVVDEMKNYPVTHGMSVKNSVELVDYLKDVEIRRGEALVSFDVTALFPSVPVTDALNSLRRHLERKKAPPNHIEAYLLITETCMNQNFFSFRGRFYRQVFGLSMGNKLSPLLADLFMSDFEVALSTEKYFPRVWKRYVDDIFAVVKERYLIQTLELLNSRHRTIKFTVENRWVTAILGSDDKEKRR; this is translated from the coding sequence ATGTCGAATGTAACACACGCACAGAAGAACGATAAACAGCTGAGTTTTGATGCATGGTGTACAATACGCCAGCTTAAGGCCCGTGATGTTGTATACTCTCGTGCCGATAAGGTGAATGCAGTGGTGATCATGGATAAACAAGATTACGATGCTCGCGTTTTAGATATGATCGCTGCTGGCCCGTACGAAGAGTACAAGTTTAAAAACGGGAAACCCAAAAATCCACTCAATACAATGACAGAAGAAGCTAACACTGTTCGGCAAAAGGTTGCGCGTCTGATGGGAGAGGATAAATTAGAACGTAAGTTTCATGTCCCCAACCCGAAAGTTGCGTCCTTGTATTGCCTGCCAAAAATCCATAAAAGTCCACTGGCGATGCGTCCTATATCGTCAAACATTTGCACACCGACGGAAAAAATGGCTGCATGGGTGGTggacgaaatgaaaaattaccCCGTAACACATGGTATGAGCGTTAAAAACTCCGTAGAACTGGTGGATTATCTTAAAGATGTAGAGATAAGAAGAGGTGAAGCTCTAGTTTCATTTGATGTCACTGCTCTGTTCCCCAGCGTACCAGTGACTGATGCATTGAACAGCTTGCGCAGACACCTAGAACGCAAGAAAGCACCACCCAATCACATCGAAGCATACCTGCTGATTACCGAAACCTGTATGAACCAAAACTTCTTTTCGTTCAGGGGGAGGTTTTACAGGCAAGTATTTGGGCTCAGTATGGGCAACAAGTTATCCCCACTTTTGGCAGACCTTTTTATGAGTGACTTTGAGGTGGCACTATCGACCGAGAAATACTTCCCTCGAGTGTGGAAACGCTATGTGGACGATATTTTTGCAGTCGTGAAAGAACGCTATCTTATACAAACACTCGAGTTGTTGAACTCCCGTCACAGAACGATAAAGTTTACGGTAGAGAACCGATGGGTCACTGCCATTCTTGGATCTGACGATAAAGAGAAACGGAGATAA